From one Bacillus sp. FJAT-42376 genomic stretch:
- the raiA gene encoding ribosome-associated translation inhibitor RaiA produces the protein MRYNVRGENIEVTPALRDYVEKKIGKLERYFQESVDADVHVNLSYYSDMESKVEVTIPMTNLVLRGEEHNEDMYAAIDLVTNKLERQIRKHKTKVNRKFREQDSAKLMFANGNPVETPTAVQTQEDEEDSMEVVRTKRFTLKPMDSEEAILQMNMLGHNFFVFTNAESNRTNVVYKRKDGKYGVIEPNE, from the coding sequence ATGAGATACAATGTCAGAGGGGAAAACATTGAGGTAACTCCCGCTTTAAGAGATTACGTGGAGAAGAAGATTGGGAAGCTTGAAAGGTACTTTCAGGAGTCCGTGGATGCAGATGTCCATGTGAATCTAAGCTATTACAGCGATATGGAATCCAAAGTGGAGGTTACAATCCCAATGACGAATCTCGTCCTTCGCGGCGAAGAGCATAATGAGGATATGTACGCGGCGATCGATCTTGTGACGAACAAGCTGGAGCGCCAAATCAGAAAGCATAAAACAAAAGTGAACCGTAAATTCCGCGAGCAGGACTCGGCAAAATTAATGTTTGCGAATGGAAATCCTGTTGAAACACCGACCGCCGTTCAAACGCAGGAAGATGAAGAAGACAGCATGGAAGTCGTGAGAACGAAGCGTTTCACTTTAAAACCGATGGATAGCGAGGAAGCGATCCTTCAAATGAATATGCTGGGCCATAACTTTTTCGTTTTCACGAATGCAGAATCGAACCGGACAAATGTCGTGTACAAACGGAAAGATGGCAAATACGGCGTGATTGAGCCGAACGAATAA
- a CDS encoding flagellar protein FliT, with amino-acid sequence MSSVAEVHTLTGQLLGLLSKPIEQEERDTVIELMDKMLNEREAAISKMEPPFSNDEQKQLQELNVWNKLIIQKMVIVKSGIQRDMHQLRKTKAGADKYVNPYQSVQADGMFYDKRK; translated from the coding sequence ATGAGTTCCGTTGCCGAGGTTCACACTCTTACCGGGCAGCTGCTGGGATTGCTCAGCAAGCCTATCGAGCAGGAGGAGCGGGATACCGTGATCGAGCTCATGGATAAGATGCTGAATGAAAGAGAAGCAGCCATCAGCAAGATGGAGCCTCCTTTCTCAAATGACGAGCAAAAACAGCTCCAGGAATTAAATGTCTGGAACAAACTAATCATTCAAAAAATGGTCATTGTCAAATCGGGCATTCAGCGCGATATGCACCAGCTGAGAAAAACGAAAGCCGGTGCTGACAAATACGTGAACCCCTACCAGTCTGTTCAGGCAGACGGGATGTTTTATGATAAGCGGAAATAA
- the fliS gene encoding flagellar export chaperone FliS: MAVNNPYQAYQQNSVTTASPGELTLMLYNGCLKFIKQARTAMEQKQIEAKNTSLLKAQKIIQELMVTLNMELEVSKNMMSLYEYMNRRLMEANLGNDTAILDEVEGYVTEFRDTWKQVIQLNRQAQFKQGGSA, encoded by the coding sequence TTGGCAGTAAATAATCCATACCAGGCTTATCAGCAAAATTCTGTGACCACTGCATCTCCCGGCGAACTGACGCTCATGCTGTACAACGGCTGTTTGAAGTTTATCAAGCAGGCAAGAACGGCTATGGAACAAAAGCAGATTGAAGCAAAAAACACAAGTCTTTTGAAGGCTCAGAAAATCATCCAGGAGCTTATGGTTACGTTAAATATGGAACTGGAAGTCTCTAAAAATATGATGTCTCTTTACGAATACATGAATCGCCGTTTAATGGAAGCGAACCTTGGAAATGACACAGCCATCCTGGACGAAGTAGAAGGCTATGTAACAGAGTTCCGCGACACATGGAAGCAGGTTATTCAGCTGAACCGCCAGGCACAGTTCAAACAGGGCGGATCTGCTTAA